From the genome of Candidatus Methylomirabilota bacterium:
CCGGCGAGATCTCGACGCCGCGGTTCACCGGCCCGGGATGCATGATCAGGACGTCGGGCCGGCAGTGCTTGAGCCGGTCCAGGCCGAGCCCCCACACGCGCGAGTACTCGCGCAGCGAGGGGATGAAGCCGCCCGTCATCCGCTCGTGCTGGAGTCGCAGCATCATGATGACGTCGGCGTGCGCGATGGCCTCCTCCAGCCGGTGGCTGACCTTGACGCCCATCTCCTGGCAGGCGGGCGGGATCAGCGTCGGCGGCCCCGCCACCGTCACCGTCATGCCCATCTTGCGCATGCCGTGGATGTTGGAGCGCGCCACGCGGCTGTGGGTGATGTCGCCCACGATGGTGACGTTGAGCCCCTCGAGATGGCCCTTCTTTTCACGGATCGTGAGGAGGTCGAGCAGCGCCTGGGTCGGGTGCTCGTGCGCCCCGTCGCCCGCGTTGACCACCGAGCACTTGAGGTGCCTGGCGAGCAGCGCCGGGCCGCCCGCCGCCTTGTGGCGCACCACGACCACGTCCGGGCTCATGGCCTCGATGTTCTTCGCCGTGTCGAGGAAGCTCTCGCCCTTTTCCGCGCTCGAGCCCGAGACGGAGAAGTTGATGACGTCGGCCGAGAGCCACTTGCCCGCGATCTCGAAGGAGGTGCGCGTCCGCGTCGAGGTTTCGTAGAAGAGGTTGACGACGGTCTTGCCGCGCAGCGCCGGCACCTTCTTGATCTCGCGGGTCGCGATCTCCTTCATCGACTCGGCCGTGTCGAGCATGTCGGTGATCTCGGCCGCTTCGATGTCCTGCATGCTGACGAGGTCCTTCCGCGTCCACGCCATGGACTACTCCTCTGTGGGCTCTTGAATGACGACGCGGTCCTGGCCGTCGTGCTCGCGGAGCATGACGGCGACGGTTTCCTTGCGGCTCGTGGGCAGGTTCTTGCCGACGTAGTCGGGACGGATGGGCAGCTCGCGGTGACCCCGGTCGACCAGGACGGCCAGCCGGATTACGCGCGGGCGGCCCAGGTCCATGAGCGCGTCCATGGCCGCCCGGATCGTCCGGCCGGTGAACAGGACGTCGTCCACGAGGACGACCGTCAGGTTCTTGAGCGGGAAGGGGATCTCGGTGCTCCGGACCTGGGGCTGCTCTGTGCGGCTGCCGAGATCGTCACGGTAAAGCGTGATGTCGAGCGCGCCCACCGCGGGGCGCTTACCCTCGATCCCGGCGATCTTTTCGGCGATGCGCCCGGCGAGCGTCTCGCCGCGCGTCTTGATGCCGACCAGCGCCAGGTCGGCGCCGCCCGCCTGCTCGACGATCTCATGCGCGATGCGCGTCAGCGCCCGGTCGAGCCCCGCCTGGTCCAGCACCTCCGCCTTCTGCTTCGGGGCGGTCATGACCGGGACACCCGCGGGCAAAAAAAACGCCCAGCGCGTGGCTGGGCCGCTCTCAACCTAGTCTCCCGGTGCTTCATTGCTGCTCCTTGCGGGCCTCTCAGGGTCCGCTTAAAGGAGTGAATCAAGGTACTGCGCTACTCTACCCTCTGTCTACCGCAGCTGTCAAGTCACGCTCCGATCACGGTGTCGGCTCGCGTCAGCAGAGAGCGCGGCAGCGCGAGGCCAAGCGCCCGGGCCGTTCCGGCGTTTACCGTCAACTCCAGGTGCGTGAGCAGCTCCACGGGCAGCGTGGCGGGCCCGGAGCCCGCGAGGATACGCGCCACCATGGCGGTCGCCCGCCGGATGACTTCTGCCGTGTCGCCGTACAGCGCCATCAAGC
Proteins encoded in this window:
- a CDS encoding aspartate carbamoyltransferase catalytic subunit; the protein is MAWTRKDLVSMQDIEAAEITDMLDTAESMKEIATREIKKVPALRGKTVVNLFYETSTRTRTSFEIAGKWLSADVINFSVSGSSAEKGESFLDTAKNIEAMSPDVVVVRHKAAGGPALLARHLKCSVVNAGDGAHEHPTQALLDLLTIREKKGHLEGLNVTIVGDITHSRVARSNIHGMRKMGMTVTVAGPPTLIPPACQEMGVKVSHRLEEAIAHADVIMMLRLQHERMTGGFIPSLREYSRVWGLGLDRLKHCRPDVLIMHPGPVNRGVEISPEVADSRYSVILDQVTNGVAVRMAVLYLLAGGKAA
- the pyrR gene encoding bifunctional pyr operon transcriptional regulator/uracil phosphoribosyltransferase PyrR translates to MTAPKQKAEVLDQAGLDRALTRIAHEIVEQAGGADLALVGIKTRGETLAGRIAEKIAGIEGKRPAVGALDITLYRDDLGSRTEQPQVRSTEIPFPLKNLTVVLVDDVLFTGRTIRAAMDALMDLGRPRVIRLAVLVDRGHRELPIRPDYVGKNLPTSRKETVAVMLREHDGQDRVVIQEPTEE